The stretch of DNA ATATCGAGTGTGGAAGGCGATTTTTCTTCTACTTTAAACATAAATGAGGGTTTCAACAAAATAGATTGCGATAAAGGCACCAATCCTCCTGCTGTTAAATAGAAATGAGGATATTTTTTCGGAATTAATATAGATGGATCTTTTGTATAGCTCATATATTGGCCAATCAGGTTATCGACAGAGAAACCTGCATATACCCGTTCGGTTGTATAATAAATACCCGCCCTTATGTCTGGAACTACAACACTCTGTTTTGTAATTGGAACCGACGGATCTATAGGATTATTGGGATTCAGTTTTGAACCATCAATTGCATACTGAGCCAAACCAACACCTAGCCCAAATGCTAATCGGCCTGTTTCACTAACTCTTAACCTATAAGCGTAATTTAAATAACCTGCCAAAGTACTTTCTGCTCCCAGTTTGTCACTGATTACATTCATGGCAAGCCCGACATTATTATTGTTGGCTATTGCATCGACCGCAAACGTGAAGGTTTCCGGATTGCCTTCCAAACCACCGGTCCATTGCGAGCGGTAAAACATATGTAAATTCAACTGTTCACGGTAACCGGCATAAGCAGGGTTAATATAAATACCGTTAAACATGTACTGACTAAATTGCGCATCTTGCTGAGCGTAAACACTAACGTCAATAATTAGAAAAAGGAATATTAGGAGAGAGCGTTTTTTCATAGTTGTGGGTTCAATAAGCGTTAATATCAATTTACTCAATTAATAAAAGATAAAAAAGAGGGTATCAGATCTAATCTAATACCCTCCTCTTACCACTAACTATTTATTTAACTGACGAACTACAGTTACATAACCTTTTTTAACCTGTAATTTCCCACTTGAATCTTTCATTTTAACTAGATAGAAATACGTTCCGTCTTCAACACCATTAGCATCCCAGTCGTTTTTGTAATTTTCTTTTTTAAACAACTGAACTCCCTGGCGATTCATTACAATCACTTCGTTTTCTTCATTTTCTATTCCAGCTATTTTAAACTGATCATTTATTCCATCACCGTTAGGGGTAAACACATTAGCTATCGGAGCGTTACTATTAAATTGAATATCATTTCCGGTAATTGGAGCAAACGAAGAACCTGCATCATCGTCATATATAGTTCCGGTAGCCTCATTATCACCCAATAAAACATTAACCGGATTGCTAAGGGTTACATTAAATGTTTCATTGGTTTCATCTGTTGCATCGCCTTGTATCTTCACTAAAACATATTGATAAGTTTGGTATGGATCAAATGTTAGCGTTCCGCTCGAAGCGGTGTAATCACTTGCTGAGGTAGCCGTACCATTTGCTGTAGCGTAATCAATTGTAATCGTTTGATCACTGTACTGATTCAGGTAAACACTAAAGTACATGTCGGTTTCACCCTCATTTCCTTCATATACATAACTATCGTAAACATTAGCGATAGGTGTGTTATCATCATCATTAATTGTACCCGTTCCGGTTCCATCGCCAATATTTGCATTTACTTGATTGCTCAATACTAAGTTCACATATTCAGTTGGCTCAAATACAAGATCCGGGTTTACAGGTACTTCAACCATATGACTTGTTACACCATCAAATGTTAATGTACCATCAGTTGCCGTATAGTCATCTGAGGTTGTAGTTACATCTTCTGTAGCATAATCAACGGTAATAACTTTATCCGTAAAAGTGTTCAGGTAAACGTAGAACGTTAAACTAGGACTACCATCATCACCCTCGGTTACTGCTGCATCAGAGACAAATAGGTATGGAGTAACATCATTATCGGTAATTTTCACATAGGAGTCTCCGTCTGCAATAATTGCATTCGTAGGTGAACTCAGCAAAATCCTTAAATATTCGTCAGGTTCAAATGTGTTATCTCCGTTTATAGTTACTGTAAATTCTTCATAACTATCACCGGCAGCAAATGTGACGGTTCCATCTGTAGCTACATAGTCAGAACCGGAAGTTGCTGTACCATTTTGGGTTTCATAATTTACTGTAACTGTTTGATCACTGTTTACTGGTGATAGGTACACACCCACTGTTGCTGTTTTATCATCACCTTCATTTCCTTCCGTGATGGTTACGTCGTAAACATTTATTACGGCAATGTTATCATCGTTATAAACATTACATATTGCTGAAGGATCAATAAACGTTGCATTAGTCGGGCTCGATAAAGTGATGCCGAACGTTTCGTCATATTCGAAGTTATTATCGCCGGTTACAGTTACCGGAATTGTTTTCGAATATTCGTCTGGTGAAAATGTTAATGTTCCGGAAAATGCAGTAAAATCTGATGGAGATACTGCCGAAATATTTCTTCCAGTATAATTAACTGTAACTTGGTTATTATTACCAGATCGAGTTAGATACACTGTAAAATCAAATGTTTTGGTGCCTGAATCACCTTCATAATCGCTTGTACCATAAACGCCCAAATAATTATAATCGATTCCACCACCA from Solitalea canadensis DSM 3403 encodes:
- a CDS encoding PorP/SprF family type IX secretion system membrane protein, translated to MKKRSLLIFLFLIIDVSVYAQQDAQFSQYMFNGIYINPAYAGYREQLNLHMFYRSQWTGGLEGNPETFTFAVDAIANNNNVGLAMNVISDKLGAESTLAGYLNYAYRLRVSETGRLAFGLGVGLAQYAIDGSKLNPNNPIDPSVPITKQSVVVPDIRAGIYYTTERVYAGFSVDNLIGQYMSYTKDPSILIPKKYPHFYLTAGGLVPLSQSILLKPSFMFKVEEKSPSTLDINAFVLFYERLWLGASYRRGIMLLGSDNLQDNLDMNNAISALAEVYVTDRIRIGYAYDFSLSEFKNYNYGTHEISLGYSIIPKKIRMLTPRYF